From the genome of Gracilibacillus salitolerans, one region includes:
- a CDS encoding NAD(P)/FAD-dependent oxidoreductase, translating to MKDNKELYDVTIIGGGPAGLFAAFYAGLREMKVKVIEAQDRLGGKVHVYPQKMIWDVGGMTPVTGSELMEQMIEQGLTFDPTIELQQTITKMNKLDSTTFELETDQQKKHYSKTVIMAVGGGIIDPIKLDIDNASGYEHSNLFYRVQSIKDFKDKKVLISGGGSSSVDWANELAPIAKQVILIYRGDELKAHESDISKLAKNNVEYWTHTEITGLQGDDRINEVKLLHNQTNKTDTLSVDAVLVNHGYNRNHQLMTESGLQIDLKDNYFIKGNVLGESNVPGLYGAGDILSHDGKLHLIAGAFQDAANAVNGAKRYLDPEAQKVALVSSHNDRFKEKNKEYIYAE from the coding sequence GTGAAAGATAATAAAGAGTTATATGACGTGACGATCATTGGCGGAGGACCAGCTGGTTTATTTGCAGCTTTTTACGCAGGATTACGTGAAATGAAGGTGAAAGTAATTGAAGCGCAGGATAGATTAGGAGGAAAAGTCCACGTTTATCCGCAAAAAATGATTTGGGATGTCGGAGGTATGACGCCGGTTACGGGATCAGAGTTAATGGAACAAATGATAGAACAAGGGCTTACATTTGATCCGACGATTGAGCTTCAGCAGACTATAACAAAAATGAATAAACTAGATTCAACAACTTTTGAATTAGAAACCGATCAACAAAAGAAACATTATTCCAAAACGGTAATTATGGCAGTGGGCGGAGGCATTATTGATCCGATTAAGCTCGATATCGACAATGCGTCTGGTTATGAGCATAGCAACCTGTTTTATCGTGTGCAATCAATTAAGGATTTTAAAGATAAGAAAGTTCTGATATCAGGAGGAGGCTCGTCTTCTGTGGATTGGGCAAATGAATTAGCGCCAATTGCTAAACAAGTCATATTAATCTATCGAGGAGACGAATTGAAGGCTCATGAGTCAGACATTTCAAAGTTAGCCAAAAACAACGTGGAATACTGGACGCATACAGAGATAACGGGATTACAAGGTGATGATAGGATTAATGAAGTGAAATTACTTCATAACCAAACAAATAAGACAGATACTCTTTCTGTTGATGCCGTTCTCGTGAATCATGGCTATAATCGGAACCATCAATTAATGACGGAAAGCGGCCTGCAAATTGACTTGAAAGATAATTATTTTATAAAAGGCAATGTTCTCGGGGAATCGAATGTTCCAGGACTATATGGTGCAGGAGATATTTTGTCGCATGACGGGAAGTTACACCTTATTGCAGGAGCCTTTCAAGATGCTGCAAATGCTGTGAATGGTGCGAAGCGTTATCTAGATCCTGAAGCACAAAAAGTAGCACTCGTGTCTTCTCACAATGACCGTTTCAAAGAAAAAAATAAAGAATATATATATGCGGAATAA
- a CDS encoding iron-hydroxamate ABC transporter substrate-binding protein, translating into MKIKLFFFMIILIFSVFLLSACGSESSEQAQSSATESSDTVTYESETGPVEIPADPQRIVAVASAPNVHALEGELVGVDQWTKSNPLFADDLEDVATVSENEPETIMAQDPDLIIAGSHMENLEELEKIAPTVIYTWGKLDYLSQQVEIGKLLNKEEEAQEWVDDFEQRTAKIGEKIKAEYGEDVTVTVFEVDAKNFYVFGDNWARGTEILYQAMDLNMPEKVSEDALEEGYHTLSLEALPEYAGDFIVVSKKSSEDNEFMESDTWNNIPAVQNNQVIEIDQDASTYSDPITLDYLTDIFEEAFLEE; encoded by the coding sequence ATGAAAATCAAACTTTTTTTCTTCATGATTATTTTAATTTTTAGTGTCTTTTTACTAAGTGCATGTGGTAGTGAGTCCAGTGAACAAGCACAATCTTCAGCAACAGAGTCTTCAGATACGGTTACATATGAATCAGAGACTGGACCAGTAGAAATTCCGGCAGATCCACAGCGAATCGTTGCTGTAGCTAGTGCCCCTAATGTACATGCGCTGGAAGGAGAGTTAGTCGGTGTTGATCAATGGACAAAATCCAATCCGCTTTTTGCAGATGATCTAGAAGATGTAGCTACCGTTTCAGAAAATGAGCCAGAAACTATTATGGCACAAGATCCAGATCTAATCATCGCAGGGTCACACATGGAAAACCTTGAGGAATTAGAAAAAATTGCACCTACTGTAATATATACATGGGGCAAACTTGATTACCTGTCCCAGCAAGTAGAAATTGGAAAGTTGTTGAATAAAGAGGAAGAAGCACAGGAATGGGTCGATGATTTCGAACAACGCACAGCAAAAATCGGTGAAAAGATCAAAGCAGAGTACGGAGAAGATGTTACGGTGACAGTGTTTGAAGTAGATGCAAAAAACTTCTATGTATTCGGTGATAATTGGGCACGAGGTACAGAAATCTTATATCAAGCAATGGATCTAAACATGCCAGAAAAAGTAAGTGAAGATGCATTAGAAGAAGGATACCACACGTTGTCATTAGAAGCCCTTCCGGAATATGCGGGTGATTTTATCGTCGTTAGTAAAAAATCGTCCGAGGATAATGAATTTATGGAGAGCGATACTTGGAACAACATTCCGGCCGTTCAGAACAATCAAGTAATTGAAATTGACCAAGACGCGTCTACCTATAGCGATCCTATCACACTTGATTATTTAACTGATATTTTTGAAGAAGCTTTTCTAGAAGAATAA
- the rpsN gene encoding 30S ribosomal protein S14, giving the protein MAKKSKIAKEKKRQKMVEQYATLRKELKAKGDYEALRKLPRDSSPTRLKNRCEVTGRPRGYMRKFNMSRIAFRDYAHKGQLPGVKKSSW; this is encoded by the coding sequence ATGGCTAAAAAGTCTAAAATTGCAAAAGAGAAAAAACGCCAGAAAATGGTTGAACAATATGCTACCTTGAGAAAAGAGTTAAAAGCAAAAGGCGATTATGAAGCACTTCGTAAATTGCCACGAGACTCTTCTCCAACTCGCTTAAAAAATCGTTGCGAAGTTACAGGCAGACCACGTGGCTACATGCGTAAATTCAACATGTCACGTATTGCATTTAGAGATTATGCTCATAAAGGACAACTACCAGGCGTGAAAAAATCTAGTTGGTAA
- a CDS encoding CobW family GTP-binding protein: protein MSKEQIIPVTILTGFLGAGKTTLLNNLLKDLPEQKIAVIINEFGDTSIDSHLVVSTKEEIMEINSGCICCNVRGDLINILSNLMKQEEKIDRIVIETTGMANPAPVIQTFLMDEQTATSFEIDSVITMVDAKHIWQHLKEEEPGQQIAFADVLLLNKMDLVTEDEKNNLKQQLFNMNPHAKRIYTTYANVDSQDLIGKKSFELGNILKIDPNLLVETHHHHHNDQVTSFVFREDRPLDIEKVNKWFAYLVQFKGENLYRYKGVLHIKQLEKRVVFQGVHMLFAGTEGFKWANHEKRQSEIVFIGKDLDFQELERGFQYCLA, encoded by the coding sequence TTGTCAAAAGAACAAATCATTCCGGTAACAATATTGACTGGTTTTTTAGGTGCAGGTAAAACAACATTGCTCAATAACTTATTAAAGGATTTGCCTGAACAAAAAATTGCTGTTATTATCAATGAATTTGGTGATACATCCATTGATAGTCATTTGGTGGTATCAACGAAGGAAGAAATTATGGAAATAAATAGTGGTTGTATTTGTTGTAATGTACGAGGAGATTTAATCAACATATTAAGTAATTTGATGAAACAGGAAGAAAAAATTGACCGTATTGTCATTGAGACAACAGGTATGGCTAATCCAGCCCCAGTTATTCAAACTTTTTTGATGGATGAGCAAACAGCAACGTCATTTGAAATAGACAGTGTGATTACGATGGTCGATGCTAAGCATATCTGGCAACATCTAAAAGAAGAAGAACCTGGGCAACAAATCGCTTTTGCTGATGTCCTGCTATTAAATAAAATGGATTTAGTCACAGAAGATGAAAAAAACAACTTGAAACAACAGTTGTTTAACATGAATCCACATGCAAAACGGATTTACACTACATATGCAAATGTAGACAGCCAAGATTTAATAGGAAAAAAATCCTTTGAATTAGGTAATATATTAAAAATAGATCCCAATCTATTAGTCGAAACACATCATCATCATCATAATGATCAAGTCACTTCTTTTGTTTTTCGAGAAGATCGTCCGCTTGATATAGAAAAAGTGAATAAATGGTTCGCCTATTTAGTCCAGTTTAAAGGAGAAAATTTATATCGTTATAAAGGAGTGCTCCATATAAAGCAACTAGAAAAAAGAGTTGTTTTTCAGGGTGTACATATGCTATTTGCAGGGACAGAAGGTTTTAAATGGGCGAATCATGAAAAGCGACAAAGTGAGATAGTATTTATTGGGAAGGATCTCGATTTTCAGGAACTAGAGAGAGGCTTTCAATATTGTCTTGCTTAA
- a CDS encoding NAD(P)/FAD-dependent oxidoreductase produces MSKIYDVIVVGAGPSGIGVAALLQQMNCPSYLILEKEEVGASFLRWPKEMRFITPSFPAQGFGQTDLNAVVPKSSPAYTLDMEHPTGEAYAEYLDVVADHFTLPIEKGVKVNQIHKKDDTFSIDTTQGSYQSHYVIWAAGQYQYPDLKPFPGAELGVHNSLIPSWQELEGDDFIIIGGYESGMDAAFHLGRLGKRTTVIAKTNTWELDNSDPSIALSTYTYGRIRHLFDSDLLRVVGNTAVTRIEAVSSGYDVYTSSGKVYFTTERPILATGFSGSTTTIENLVTRGKHDEVLVNDTDEAVATTGLFLAGPELRHDDHIFCYIYKFRQRFAVIAETIGYQLNLDLSILEEYKRENFYLKDLSMCGERCQC; encoded by the coding sequence GTGAGTAAAATATATGATGTCATTGTTGTAGGAGCTGGTCCTTCTGGAATTGGTGTCGCAGCTTTATTACAACAAATGAATTGTCCCTCCTATTTGATATTAGAAAAAGAAGAGGTAGGAGCATCTTTTCTGCGTTGGCCAAAGGAAATGAGATTCATAACCCCCTCTTTTCCTGCGCAAGGGTTTGGGCAGACAGATTTAAATGCGGTTGTTCCGAAATCTTCACCGGCTTATACGTTAGATATGGAGCATCCGACTGGTGAAGCGTATGCTGAATATCTTGATGTGGTGGCAGATCATTTTACGCTTCCTATTGAAAAAGGAGTAAAAGTAAATCAAATCCATAAAAAAGATGATACCTTTTCGATAGATACGACACAAGGGAGCTATCAAAGTCACTACGTTATCTGGGCGGCAGGGCAATACCAATATCCCGATTTAAAGCCCTTCCCAGGTGCAGAGCTTGGTGTGCACAATAGCTTGATTCCATCTTGGCAAGAGCTAGAAGGTGATGACTTTATTATCATCGGAGGTTATGAAAGTGGGATGGATGCCGCATTTCATTTAGGACGTTTAGGTAAAAGAACGACTGTAATAGCTAAAACGAATACGTGGGAGCTAGACAATAGTGATCCAAGTATTGCCCTGTCAACCTATACATATGGTCGTATTCGTCACTTATTTGATTCCGACTTATTAAGGGTTGTAGGCAATACAGCAGTGACACGAATAGAAGCAGTATCCTCAGGGTATGACGTTTATACGAGTAGTGGAAAAGTTTATTTTACAACGGAGAGACCAATATTAGCTACTGGTTTCTCAGGTAGCACAACGACGATAGAAAATCTAGTGACACGTGGTAAGCATGACGAAGTTCTTGTCAATGATACCGATGAAGCTGTTGCGACTACTGGACTATTTCTAGCAGGACCGGAACTTCGTCACGATGATCATATTTTTTGCTATATTTATAAATTTCGTCAGCGCTTTGCCGTCATAGCGGAAACGATTGGCTACCAGTTAAACTTGGATTTATCTATTTTAGAGGAGTATAAACGAGAGAACTTTTATCTTAAAGATCTTTCGATGTGTGGGGAGAGGTGTCAATGCTAG
- a CDS encoding FeoB small GTPase domain-containing protein, giving the protein MLESVQYSACPIDVVLVGCESVGKSGLFRHLTGEKRALTSNVKGTTVAALTATCKLNNDMRLTDLPGLQFDMDSKSTQLTLDRLEGEQTLLLVVKATELKEELTQLQKELNLKGKQVAIVATHQDKYQPSNAEQKRVQELLQVPVVWINARKMDQEEQEKVITCIEQARIWAVTTSIVSFLPSTPIPVNKLIPMFRLRVVGPILACLIIMTMFALPVFAAYLFVSWFEPITEQYLLTPITTWLEQIPAFLANVLIGDYGIITLGWYSFLWAFPVVLLISITTTITEEIGIQEHLTSALDPWLRKIGLTGRDLLPAITGFGCNVVAVMQSRSCSSCTQVSCVSMIAFGSACSYQIGATLSIFNAAHAPFLFIPYLLLLFVVGAIHTRIWNRSTTDELTRIAPLPYLQGINGRAFWWKVSGVIKQFLVQAMPIFLLICLVASVLETVGVLSIFSWLAMPLLYLFSLPSDAAPGLIFSFIRKDGLLVLNEGQGSLLMDMSISQVFILVYLASTLSACLVTLFTISRELSWKDALSIGWKQMLTSVVSAAFIALGLYFL; this is encoded by the coding sequence ATGCTAGAAAGCGTTCAGTATTCTGCTTGTCCAATAGATGTGGTGCTAGTAGGTTGTGAATCTGTTGGGAAATCAGGTTTGTTCCGCCATTTGACTGGCGAAAAACGAGCGTTGACAAGCAATGTAAAAGGGACAACAGTAGCTGCCTTAACTGCAACCTGTAAATTAAACAATGATATGCGATTGACAGACTTGCCAGGACTTCAATTCGATATGGACAGTAAAAGTACACAGCTTACTTTAGATCGTTTAGAGGGGGAACAAACCCTTCTATTAGTTGTGAAAGCAACAGAACTGAAAGAAGAGTTAACCCAGCTGCAGAAAGAATTGAATTTGAAAGGTAAACAAGTAGCTATTGTTGCAACTCACCAGGATAAATACCAGCCTTCTAACGCTGAACAAAAAAGAGTACAAGAGCTATTACAAGTACCAGTTGTCTGGATTAATGCCAGAAAGATGGATCAGGAAGAACAAGAAAAAGTAATCACATGTATCGAGCAAGCCAGGATTTGGGCTGTTACTACAAGTATTGTTAGCTTTCTGCCTTCAACACCTATTCCTGTTAATAAACTAATTCCAATGTTCCGTTTGCGGGTAGTAGGTCCAATACTAGCTTGTCTTATTATCATGACTATGTTTGCCTTGCCAGTATTTGCAGCCTACTTATTTGTCAGTTGGTTCGAACCGATTACAGAGCAATACTTGCTTACACCGATAACTACATGGTTGGAGCAGATACCAGCTTTTTTAGCGAATGTATTGATAGGTGATTATGGAATCATTACCTTAGGTTGGTACTCGTTTCTTTGGGCATTCCCTGTTGTCCTGTTGATTAGCATAACCACGACTATCACAGAAGAGATTGGTATACAAGAACACTTAACAAGTGCTTTAGATCCGTGGCTACGTAAAATTGGATTAACAGGTAGAGATTTGCTTCCTGCTATCACTGGTTTTGGCTGTAATGTTGTCGCAGTAATGCAAAGCAGGAGCTGTAGTAGCTGCACCCAAGTATCTTGTGTTTCAATGATTGCCTTTGGCTCAGCGTGCAGTTATCAAATAGGCGCTACCTTATCTATCTTCAATGCAGCACATGCTCCTTTTTTATTTATCCCTTATTTGCTCTTACTATTTGTAGTCGGAGCTATTCATACAAGGATTTGGAATAGAAGCACCACTGATGAGCTAACAAGAATCGCCCCCTTGCCTTATTTACAAGGAATCAATGGGAGAGCATTTTGGTGGAAGGTTTCTGGAGTGATTAAACAATTTTTAGTTCAAGCTATGCCAATTTTCTTGTTGATCTGTCTGGTTGCATCTGTCCTGGAAACAGTAGGGGTATTATCGATTTTTAGTTGGCTTGCAATGCCATTATTATATCTATTCTCGTTACCGTCAGATGCAGCACCTGGTTTGATCTTTTCTTTTATTAGAAAGGATGGCCTACTTGTCTTAAATGAGGGGCAGGGCAGTTTGTTAATGGATATGTCGATCAGTCAGGTATTTATTCTTGTTTACTTGGCATCCACATTATCAGCTTGTCTCGTTACGTTATTTACTATTAGTAGAGAGCTGAGCTGGAAGGATGCTTTATCAATCGGGTGGAAGCAAATGCTAACAAGTGTTGTTAGTGCAGCTTTTATTGCTTTGGGACTATATTTTTTATGA
- a CDS encoding GTP-binding protein gives MKKIPVTVLSGYLGSGKTTLLNHVLHNREGLKVAVIVNDMSEVNIDSELVQTQGGFSRTEEKLVEMSNGCICCTLREDLLVEVEKLVKKGDVDYILIESSGISEPVPVAQTFSYIDDTLGIDLTKYCRLDTMVTVVDANRFLHDFGSGDSLLERQQAVGEEDTRNIADLLIDQIEFCNVLVLNKTDLVKEEYLQKLEKVIRKLQPEAKIIRTQYSKVESNEILNTQLFDFEKASESAGWLKELNQGVENHTPETEEYGIGSFVYTSRLPFHTERLMSWYQDLPKEIVRVKGVMWCATHHDIALLLSQAGPSVAVEPLAYWVDSLPEEQQKEILRNNPEVKDLWDPEYGDRHTKLVFIGMDLDVEEITSELDRCLLTESEMAEDWSQFRNPFNWRIS, from the coding sequence ATGAAAAAGATTCCTGTTACTGTACTAAGTGGATATTTAGGTTCTGGTAAAACAACGTTATTGAATCATGTCTTACATAACCGAGAAGGCCTGAAGGTAGCGGTAATTGTCAATGACATGAGTGAAGTTAATATTGATAGTGAGCTTGTCCAAACACAAGGAGGCTTTTCCCGAACAGAAGAGAAGTTAGTTGAAATGTCCAATGGTTGTATTTGCTGTACATTACGAGAAGATCTATTAGTAGAGGTGGAGAAGCTCGTGAAAAAAGGTGATGTTGATTATATTTTGATTGAGTCATCAGGAATTAGTGAACCTGTTCCAGTTGCGCAAACTTTCTCTTATATTGATGACACGCTGGGGATTGATTTAACGAAATACTGCCGCTTGGATACGATGGTTACAGTTGTCGATGCTAATCGTTTCTTGCATGATTTTGGTTCAGGAGACAGCTTGCTGGAGAGACAACAAGCGGTAGGTGAGGAAGATACACGCAATATTGCCGATTTGTTAATTGACCAAATTGAATTTTGTAATGTCCTTGTTTTGAATAAAACAGATTTGGTCAAAGAGGAATATTTACAAAAGTTAGAGAAAGTCATACGTAAGTTACAGCCTGAAGCAAAAATCATCCGTACACAATACAGTAAGGTAGAGTCAAACGAGATATTGAATACTCAATTGTTTGACTTTGAAAAGGCTAGCGAATCTGCTGGCTGGTTAAAGGAACTTAATCAGGGCGTAGAAAATCATACTCCGGAAACAGAGGAATATGGAATTGGTTCATTTGTATATACTTCTAGATTACCATTCCATACCGAGCGCCTAATGAGCTGGTATCAAGATTTGCCTAAAGAAATTGTTCGGGTAAAAGGTGTGATGTGGTGTGCGACACATCATGATATAGCTTTATTGTTATCACAAGCTGGTCCTTCTGTAGCGGTTGAACCGTTAGCCTATTGGGTAGATTCATTACCAGAAGAACAGCAAAAGGAAATATTAAGGAATAATCCTGAAGTCAAAGATTTATGGGACCCTGAATATGGAGATCGCCATACAAAGCTTGTTTTCATCGGGATGGACTTGGATGTTGAGGAGATAACTAGTGAGCTAGATCGTTGTCTATTAACGGAGTCAGAGATGGCGGAAGACTGGTCACAATTCAGAAACCCTTTCAATTGGCGAATTTCATAA
- the dcd gene encoding dCTP deaminase codes for MILSGQTIKQLIHDERMSVTPYKDFSIQPASIDLCLGKHFLVVDDMSTPFLSVDKAANYHEMQVTDGEVITIPSKTFMLGTTLEQIRLPDYLTAFVEGRSSIGRLGVFIQNAGWIDPGFSGQITLELFNANRVPVQLKVGMRVCQLVIAQVDHATEGYSGKYLFQEGATPSRVYMDREEGKE; via the coding sequence GTGATTTTATCAGGACAAACGATTAAACAATTAATACATGATGAACGAATGTCTGTTACTCCTTATAAGGATTTTAGTATACAACCAGCGTCCATTGATCTATGTTTAGGAAAGCATTTTTTAGTAGTGGATGACATGTCTACCCCTTTTTTATCAGTCGACAAGGCGGCAAACTATCATGAAATGCAAGTAACGGATGGAGAAGTTATCACGATTCCGTCTAAAACTTTTATGTTAGGAACAACATTAGAGCAAATTCGTTTACCTGACTATTTAACGGCCTTTGTTGAAGGGAGAAGTTCTATCGGAAGACTTGGCGTTTTCATTCAAAACGCAGGCTGGATCGATCCGGGCTTCTCCGGCCAAATCACCTTAGAGTTATTTAATGCAAATCGTGTCCCCGTTCAATTAAAAGTCGGTATGCGAGTGTGTCAATTGGTCATAGCGCAAGTTGATCATGCTACAGAAGGATATAGCGGGAAGTACTTATTTCAAGAGGGTGCTACACCTAGTCGGGTGTATATGGATAGAGAGGAAGGAAAGGAATGA
- a CDS encoding GTP-binding protein → MSKKIPVTVLSGFLGAGKTTLLNHLLENQNGLKIAIIVNDMSEINVDAKLVKEGNFVRTEENMVEMTNGCICCTLREDLVVELEKLAKLDVDYVLIESSGVSEPIPVAQSFVYHDEELGIDLNTFFQLDTMVTVINGQQFWDDYQSEDLLIDRQLHVSEDDERGIVDLLIDQMEFANVIVLNKVDKLSSEKIAKLRNLLQRLNPEAKIIPTSFGQIDSLQVLHTNQFDFEKASQGAGWIKELNEEHTPETEEYGISSFVYRSRKAFHPERFHQWLENWPTEIIRAKGFFWLVTRNDVAGLLSQAGSMLTLEGAGRWLASYSEEDQEELKAQDPALFEGWDEQTGDRMTELVFIGSNMDMEHIVNSLNKCLVTEKEEKKQITSFRDPLPSFI, encoded by the coding sequence ATGAGTAAAAAAATACCGGTGACGGTTTTAAGTGGATTTTTAGGAGCTGGTAAGACAACCTTACTTAATCATCTCCTTGAAAATCAGAATGGATTAAAAATAGCGATTATTGTCAACGATATGAGCGAAATTAATGTGGACGCAAAGCTTGTTAAGGAAGGCAACTTTGTGAGAACAGAAGAAAATATGGTAGAAATGACGAATGGCTGTATTTGCTGTACATTACGAGAAGATTTAGTAGTGGAATTAGAGAAATTGGCCAAACTGGACGTTGATTATGTGTTGATTGAATCAAGTGGTGTGTCTGAACCTATTCCAGTAGCACAGAGTTTTGTATATCATGACGAAGAATTAGGAATAGACTTAAACACCTTTTTTCAGCTTGATACAATGGTAACGGTTATCAACGGTCAGCAATTTTGGGATGATTATCAATCAGAGGATTTATTAATCGATAGGCAATTACACGTTTCCGAAGATGATGAAAGAGGGATTGTTGATTTATTAATTGATCAAATGGAGTTTGCGAATGTGATTGTTTTAAATAAAGTAGATAAGCTTTCAAGCGAAAAAATAGCTAAGTTAAGGAATTTACTGCAAAGGCTAAATCCAGAAGCGAAAATTATTCCGACAAGCTTTGGGCAAATTGATTCACTACAGGTACTCCATACCAATCAATTTGATTTTGAAAAGGCAAGTCAGGGCGCTGGCTGGATCAAGGAATTGAATGAGGAGCATACACCGGAAACAGAAGAGTATGGAATTAGTTCATTTGTTTATAGAAGCAGAAAAGCCTTCCATCCAGAACGTTTTCATCAATGGTTGGAAAACTGGCCAACAGAAATTATCCGTGCAAAAGGTTTCTTTTGGTTAGTGACAAGAAATGATGTTGCAGGACTCTTATCACAAGCGGGATCTATGTTGACTTTGGAGGGAGCTGGTAGATGGTTAGCTAGCTATTCTGAAGAGGATCAAGAAGAATTGAAGGCACAAGACCCTGCTTTGTTTGAAGGATGGGATGAACAAACAGGAGATAGAATGACAGAGCTTGTTTTTATTGGGAGTAATATGGATATGGAACATATTGTTAATTCATTGAATAAGTGTTTAGTAACTGAAAAAGAAGAAAAAAAACAGATTACTTCCTTCAGAGATCCATTACCCTCTTTTATTTAA
- a CDS encoding aromatic-ring hydroxylase C-terminal domain-containing protein translates to MSTRVPHIWIKKFAEKVSSSLDLCNRNFVLFHGSKGTSWNSVVSSVSQHHNLKIDVYKLDAGKESALEIESSGAVLIRPDGYVALRVMKANHNSEHQLLQGLKQILHA, encoded by the coding sequence ATATCAACTCGTGTCCCTCACATTTGGATTAAAAAATTTGCAGAGAAGGTTTCCTCGTCGCTTGACTTGTGCAATCGAAATTTTGTTCTCTTTCATGGATCGAAAGGTACTTCATGGAATAGCGTTGTAAGCAGTGTATCGCAACATCACAATTTAAAAATCGATGTTTATAAATTAGATGCCGGCAAAGAAAGTGCTTTAGAAATCGAATCCTCTGGAGCCGTACTCATACGTCCAGATGGATATGTTGCTTTGCGTGTTATGAAGGCTAATCACAATTCCGAACATCAGCTTCTTCAAGGTTTGAAGCAGATCTTACATGCTTAA
- a CDS encoding putative holin-like toxin: MMSVYETITLMIAFGMLIYSVVVFSSK, encoded by the coding sequence ATGATGAGTGTCTATGAAACCATAACACTGATGATAGCGTTTGGGATGTTAATTTATAGCGTTGTTGTCTTTTCATCAAAATAA
- a CDS encoding CHY zinc finger protein, translating to MKIFGFPVDSTGRCKHYHGENDIVSIKFKCCNRYYPCYKCHDESTDHERQLWGKGEFNEKAILCGNCLNELTIDEYMHNQKCSNCNATFNPNCAKHYNRYFEI from the coding sequence ATGAAGATATTTGGATTCCCGGTAGACTCTACAGGAAGATGTAAACATTATCACGGAGAAAATGATATTGTGTCCATAAAGTTTAAATGCTGTAATAGATATTATCCTTGCTATAAGTGCCATGATGAAAGCACTGACCATGAGCGACAGTTATGGGGCAAAGGAGAGTTTAACGAAAAAGCCATACTTTGTGGCAATTGCTTGAATGAATTAACAATAGATGAATATATGCATAATCAAAAATGTAGTAATTGTAATGCTACATTTAATCCCAATTGTGCGAAGCATTATAATAGATATTTTGAAATCTAA
- a CDS encoding TetR/AcrR family transcriptional regulator — MARPVGQGIQTKKLISDKAKVLFEQKGYAATSMEDIRSFSQISKGSIYYHFKSKEELFLYTVEEASKEWRRKWEEQANNVSTAKEKLYLLGRYYASDMQSPLSKTVSEYIGSENLDNMMIENISQLIQPEYNVFLQIIEEGMGTKEFKTSKTAEDLAYILYSTLTGMSITQFLGYDEEKFYKLYDAAIDVLLHGIIER, encoded by the coding sequence ATGGCTAGACCTGTTGGGCAAGGTATCCAAACAAAGAAACTAATTTCCGATAAAGCGAAAGTTCTTTTTGAACAGAAAGGTTATGCTGCAACTTCTATGGAGGATATTCGTTCATTTTCACAGATCAGTAAGGGAAGTATTTACTATCATTTTAAAAGTAAAGAGGAGTTGTTTCTTTACACGGTAGAAGAGGCTTCTAAGGAATGGAGAAGAAAGTGGGAAGAGCAGGCTAATAATGTTAGCACAGCTAAGGAAAAATTATACTTATTAGGACGTTATTATGCTTCAGACATGCAAAGCCCATTATCCAAAACAGTTTCAGAATATATAGGTTCGGAAAATCTAGATAATATGATGATAGAAAACATTAGCCAACTTATCCAACCAGAGTACAACGTATTTCTCCAAATAATTGAGGAAGGGATGGGAACTAAGGAATTCAAGACTTCAAAAACCGCTGAAGATTTAGCATACATTCTTTATAGTACGCTTACCGGAATGAGTATTACCCAGTTTTTAGGTTATGATGAAGAAAAATTCTACAAGCTTTATGATGCTGCAATTGATGTATTGCTTCATGGAATTATTGAAAGATAG